A genome region from Candidatus Thermokryptus mobilis includes the following:
- a CDS encoding tetratricopeptide repeat protein — protein sequence MFKICLATLFITLLFSLGLSQDTKENAEFKLAINLYNEGFYDLAIAQLKKFIDSFPNSPQNPEARFYLGMAYFKLRKFEDARLIFQDFALSRPTHPRAIEALWKVGECFAEMKKYNEAGSAFERVKLFYPKSQLAPKALIESARYFEISGDLQNTKKVLTALIQEYPDNEFFYNAKFKIAEILLKEGNLEKALIEYKKIHNEVEDKNLKLKARLNIAKINSILGKSEEAEKIFNEIISQKDIDPETTAEAYFELGKLQGEFGEYEIGINYTLKALSTIPTKDTLGTHATIKQKILLQLATYYFNLADYQNSIKFYNQIINTASETENDPELLFNIAIAFDKILNYEKANELYIKIINFDTTALKNPKASEIKINAMLNLANNYLLLGKFEEAIEIYKRYLETYPTHNAVQSVLFKIAQTYEEKIKDYKKAIFYYTELINRFPRSEYIDESLYHIGLCHLKRNETEEAKASFETLINEYISSEFYESALEKLEALRRTQTQSQVDQVAKIIDLISDVLANKPRWEIFLKIADFYNFSLKDYANALRYYNLAISEGNFDNKTLNYVNYQKSNCAYYLFAENKISSDSAKNIIQNFINSTFGEDSIEKAKVDTAIFYLYKVQTSGLTQDGRRKIASEFLNKYPSSKFVGYFLIELINYNISNGLWKEVIKISTENFNKFDKTQIPEVLFKRAYAYYKDNDKQKSLTDLNLLLKNYPSNYNARALDLQAQIFKEVKAYPDAVNVLREIEKNYFYTDLANDVKLKIADIYFESRDYIKAIDEYKSYLSSLDFSSRLRVPEVLFKIASAYQNLGDIANAKRYYKLYLSTPKPAPGITLQAMLPSAGEAYHALGNIYRSEGINEKAVYYFEKAGKFNSKITKETTLEAGDILFENERYDEALKKYNEAFKLAENDSEKALIQSKAIICYYRMNDIDNANKMINSFKQTFSKFDIKNYLAEFQIEFAGYYIRNKDNANAKKILDEVVKNYPNTKFENLGRYWMAKLEEINGNTESALKYLTDLNKKPLDKDLKLRVNLSLGNIYFKLEKYDSATIFYRFVVETSDEPKILKSAMSNLLACYEELGYYELALGIARKYIEKFPNAEDLIDKKIKIGLMYEMLGNYDLALSYFQSLLEEADKDLEAELHYYIGEVLYYKGEYEQAILEFLKVPFLVTKKTKIDWTANAFYMAGQSYEKMKKYDQAINMYQQIIDRPGIDPIFKSGAQKEIERVKSLLKQ from the coding sequence ATGTTTAAGATTTGCCTTGCTACCTTATTTATAACTTTGCTTTTCTCACTTGGATTATCCCAAGACACAAAGGAAAACGCCGAATTCAAACTCGCGATAAATCTTTACAACGAGGGCTTTTACGATCTTGCTATAGCACAATTAAAAAAATTTATTGACAGTTTCCCCAATAGCCCCCAAAACCCCGAAGCTCGGTTCTACCTTGGGATGGCATACTTCAAGTTGAGAAAATTTGAAGACGCTCGTCTTATATTTCAGGACTTCGCGCTTTCAAGACCAACCCACCCGAGGGCAATTGAAGCTCTTTGGAAAGTCGGCGAATGCTTCGCTGAAATGAAAAAATATAACGAAGCTGGTTCAGCCTTTGAAAGGGTTAAACTTTTCTACCCTAAAAGTCAACTCGCACCAAAAGCACTAATTGAATCGGCAAGATATTTTGAAATATCTGGAGACTTACAAAACACCAAAAAGGTTCTCACCGCACTTATACAAGAATACCCAGACAACGAGTTCTTCTACAACGCAAAATTCAAAATCGCTGAAATACTACTTAAAGAAGGAAATTTGGAAAAGGCACTCATTGAATACAAAAAAATCCACAACGAAGTTGAGGATAAAAATTTAAAGCTCAAAGCACGCTTAAACATAGCTAAAATTAACTCAATCCTTGGGAAAAGTGAGGAAGCCGAAAAAATTTTCAATGAGATAATTTCACAAAAAGACATAGACCCTGAAACAACAGCTGAGGCATATTTTGAACTCGGGAAACTTCAAGGTGAGTTCGGTGAATATGAAATTGGCATAAACTATACCCTCAAAGCACTGTCCACAATTCCAACTAAAGACACACTTGGAACTCACGCCACCATTAAACAAAAAATTCTGCTTCAGCTCGCAACCTACTATTTCAACTTAGCGGATTATCAAAATTCAATAAAATTTTACAACCAGATCATCAATACCGCATCTGAAACAGAAAACGACCCGGAACTTTTATTTAACATCGCTATCGCCTTTGATAAAATTTTAAACTATGAAAAGGCAAACGAACTTTACATCAAAATAATAAACTTTGATACCACTGCATTAAAAAACCCTAAAGCAAGCGAAATAAAAATAAATGCGATGTTAAATCTTGCCAACAACTACCTGTTGCTTGGGAAATTTGAAGAAGCAATTGAAATTTATAAAAGATACCTTGAAACATATCCAACACATAACGCCGTTCAAAGTGTCTTGTTCAAAATAGCCCAAACCTATGAGGAGAAAATAAAGGACTATAAAAAAGCGATCTTCTATTACACCGAACTTATAAACCGATTCCCACGAAGCGAATATATTGATGAATCACTTTATCACATTGGGCTATGCCATTTAAAAAGAAACGAAACAGAAGAGGCAAAGGCAAGCTTTGAAACATTGATAAACGAATACATATCGTCCGAATTCTATGAAAGCGCCCTTGAAAAACTTGAAGCACTGCGTAGAACCCAAACCCAAAGCCAAGTTGATCAAGTTGCTAAAATAATTGATTTGATCAGCGATGTCCTCGCAAACAAACCAAGATGGGAGATATTTCTTAAAATCGCTGACTTTTATAATTTCAGTTTGAAAGATTATGCGAACGCTCTTAGGTATTACAATCTTGCCATTTCAGAGGGTAATTTTGACAATAAGACGCTAAACTATGTGAATTATCAAAAATCAAACTGCGCTTACTATCTTTTCGCTGAAAACAAGATAAGTTCCGACTCAGCAAAAAACATAATTCAAAACTTCATAAACTCAACCTTCGGCGAGGATTCAATTGAAAAGGCAAAGGTTGATACCGCTATCTTCTACCTTTACAAGGTTCAAACATCGGGACTAACTCAAGATGGGCGAAGGAAAATCGCAAGCGAATTCTTAAATAAATATCCAAGCTCAAAGTTCGTCGGCTATTTCCTCATTGAGTTGATAAATTACAACATTTCAAACGGTTTATGGAAAGAAGTGATAAAAATTTCAACCGAAAACTTCAATAAGTTTGACAAAACACAAATACCCGAGGTTTTATTCAAAAGGGCTTACGCATATTACAAAGACAACGACAAACAAAAATCCCTTACCGATTTAAATTTACTTTTAAAAAATTATCCATCTAATTACAACGCCAGAGCTTTGGACTTACAAGCGCAGATTTTCAAAGAGGTTAAAGCATACCCTGATGCTGTAAATGTCCTGCGCGAGATTGAGAAAAATTACTTTTACACGGACTTGGCAAATGATGTGAAGTTAAAAATCGCTGATATTTACTTTGAATCACGCGATTACATAAAGGCAATAGACGAATACAAAAGTTATCTTTCATCGCTTGATTTTTCAAGTCGTCTCCGAGTACCCGAGGTCCTTTTTAAAATCGCTTCCGCTTATCAAAATCTCGGCGATATAGCAAACGCAAAAAGGTATTACAAGCTTTATCTTTCAACTCCAAAGCCAGCGCCTGGGATAACGCTTCAAGCGATGTTGCCCTCAGCTGGGGAGGCATATCATGCCCTTGGAAATATCTACCGAAGCGAGGGGATAAACGAAAAAGCAGTTTATTACTTTGAGAAGGCGGGTAAATTCAACTCAAAAATTACAAAAGAAACCACACTTGAAGCTGGTGATATACTCTTTGAAAACGAAAGATATGACGAGGCGCTAAAAAAATATAACGAAGCGTTCAAACTTGCAGAAAATGATTCGGAAAAAGCCCTAATCCAGTCAAAGGCAATAATATGTTACTACAGAATGAATGACATTGACAATGCGAACAAAATGATAAACTCATTCAAACAAACTTTTTCAAAATTTGACATAAAAAATTACCTCGCTGAATTTCAAATTGAGTTTGCTGGATATTACATCAGAAACAAAGACAACGCAAACGCCAAGAAAATTCTTGACGAGGTCGTAAAAAACTATCCCAACACGAAGTTTGAAAACCTCGGGCGATATTGGATGGCAAAGCTTGAAGAGATCAATGGAAACACTGAAAGCGCTCTTAAATACCTGACCGATCTTAATAAAAAACCATTAGACAAGGACCTAAAACTGCGGGTTAATTTGTCGCTTGGCAATATATATTTCAAGCTTGAAAAATACGACTCCGCCACAATTTTTTACAGATTTGTCGTTGAGACATCAGATGAACCGAAAATTTTAAAATCAGCTATGAGCAATCTTCTCGCTTGCTATGAAGAACTTGGATATTACGAGCTCGCCCTTGGTATAGCAAGAAAATACATTGAGAAGTTCCCAAACGCCGAGGACCTGATTGATAAAAAGATAAAGATAGGTCTTATGTATGAAATGCTTGGGAACTATGACCTTGCTCTTTCATATTTCCAAAGTTTGCTTGAAGAAGCAGATAAGGACCTTGAAGCCGAACTTCACTATTACATCGGCGAAGTGCTTTATTACAAAGGCGAATACGAACAAGCGATACTTGAATTTTTAAAAGTCCCGTTTCTTGTGACAAAGAAAACGAAAATTGACTGGACAGCAAATGCCTTCTACATGGCTGGACAGTCATATGAAAAGATGAAAAAATATGATCAAGCTATAAACATGTATCAGCAAATAATTGACAGACCTGGGATTGACCCGATTTTCAAGTCAGGTGCACAAAAAGAAATTGAACGAGTGAAATCGCTTTTAAAACAATAA
- the cmk gene encoding (d)CMP kinase yields MRKLIIAIDGPAGSGKSTTAKLVAQKLGYLYIDTGAMYRALTLKVIELGIDPGDEEEVIKVTRDTKIELLYENGDLRVLLDGRDVTEKIRSPEVTSLVSVVSAHPKVRDEMVKKQRELGKNGGVVMDGRDIGTVVFPDADLKIFMSADVKERAKRRQKEMKEQGFDVDIDEIINEIEERDRLDSTREVGPLKKADDAFEIDTTNLTIDEQVEIVLRKAYELINQNSN; encoded by the coding sequence ATGCGGAAGCTCATTATAGCAATTGATGGTCCTGCTGGTTCGGGCAAGAGCACAACCGCCAAACTTGTAGCTCAAAAGCTCGGTTATCTTTATATAGACACCGGAGCAATGTATAGAGCCTTGACGCTTAAGGTAATTGAGTTAGGTATAGACCCAGGCGATGAGGAAGAGGTTATCAAAGTTACTCGGGATACGAAAATTGAACTTCTGTATGAAAACGGAGATTTAAGGGTTTTACTTGACGGCAGAGATGTAACTGAGAAGATAAGGTCTCCTGAGGTGACATCTTTGGTGAGTGTTGTGAGTGCTCATCCGAAAGTTAGAGATGAAATGGTCAAAAAACAGCGTGAGCTTGGCAAAAATGGCGGAGTTGTAATGGATGGGAGGGATATCGGGACGGTTGTGTTTCCGGACGCCGATTTGAAAATTTTTATGAGCGCTGATGTAAAAGAAAGAGCTAAAAGAAGACAAAAGGAAATGAAGGAGCAAGGTTTTGATGTTGATATTGACGAGATTATAAATGAAATTGAGGAAAGGGATCGACTTGATTCAACTCGTGAGGTGGGACCGCTTAAGAAAGCAGATGACGCTTTTGAGATTGATACGACGAATTTGACAATAGATGAGCAGGTTGAGATTGTTTTGAGAAAGGCGTATGAATTAATAAATCAAAATTCAAATTGA
- a CDS encoding TerC family protein, with product MWIIFNIFVLGMLALDLGVFHRKAHEIKFKEAITWSIVWILLALIFNVFVYFWHGKDSALEFLTGYLIEKSLSVDNIFVFLMIFTYFGVKPMYQHKVLFWGILGAIIMRAIFIFAGITLIKIFHPIIYVFGLFLIFTGIKMATQKDREIHPERNPVIKLFRKFFKITPDYVNGKFFVKQGKNLIATPLFIVLLVVESTDVMFAIDSIPAIIAITRDPFIVYTSNIFAILGLRALYFAIAGFVTLFRYFKYGLSIVLVFIGIKMLISDIYKIPTLIALAVVFSIITISIIVSLLAPSPKLKPANPGDEKIENLKQS from the coding sequence ATGTGGATTATTTTCAATATCTTCGTCCTTGGAATGCTCGCCCTTGATCTCGGTGTTTTCCATAGAAAAGCGCACGAAATTAAATTTAAAGAAGCAATAACTTGGAGCATTGTTTGGATTTTGCTCGCTTTGATTTTCAATGTCTTTGTTTATTTTTGGCACGGCAAGGACTCAGCTCTGGAATTCCTGACAGGTTATCTAATTGAAAAATCCTTGAGCGTTGACAATATATTTGTCTTCCTTATGATTTTCACCTACTTTGGCGTAAAACCCATGTATCAGCATAAAGTCCTCTTTTGGGGAATTCTCGGAGCGATAATTATGAGGGCGATTTTCATTTTCGCCGGGATTACCTTGATAAAAATCTTTCATCCGATAATATATGTCTTCGGCTTATTTTTAATCTTCACAGGCATAAAGATGGCAACACAAAAAGACAGAGAAATTCACCCTGAAAGAAATCCCGTTATAAAACTTTTCCGTAAGTTCTTCAAAATCACACCTGACTATGTCAATGGAAAATTTTTCGTAAAGCAAGGGAAAAACCTCATTGCGACTCCTCTTTTCATCGTCCTTCTCGTTGTTGAAAGCACAGATGTAATGTTCGCTATTGACTCAATCCCAGCGATAATTGCCATAACAAGAGACCCTTTCATAGTTTACACATCAAACATTTTCGCAATCCTTGGTTTAAGAGCTCTGTATTTCGCAATTGCTGGCTTTGTGACTTTGTTTAGATATTTCAAATACGGTCTTTCAATAGTGCTTGTATTCATCGGAATAAAAATGCTTATATCTGACATTTACAAAATTCCGACTCTAATTGCCCTCGCGGTTGTTTTCAGTATAATAACAATCTCAATAATTGTCTCACTTCTTGCCCCAAGCCCCAAGTTGAAACCAGCAAACCCTGGCGATGAAAAGATTGAAAATTTAAAGCAAAGTTGA
- a CDS encoding 4-hydroxy-3-methylbut-2-enyl diphosphate reductase, protein MQVVIDKNAGFCWGVVRAIEIAESELNASGKLYSLGEIIHNPVEVERLKEKGLVTISHNDLKNVKDAKVLIRAHGEPPSTYEIAKKYGVEIVDATCPVVTKLQSRIRKFYLDGYQIVIFGKKDHPEVIGLLGQCDGNAIVIKSLEEVDNVPLRGKTVLFSQTTMSKDLFYKIKAELEKRVEELVVINPEEEVDFIAKDTICRQVSNRDDKLREFSRSVDVVVFVAGKNSSNGRVLYEICKGENPRTYFIETPKELDVKWFENCDKVGVTGATSTPQWLMEEVKKAIENLCNGRGEGFQKPS, encoded by the coding sequence ATGCAAGTTGTCATAGATAAAAACGCTGGTTTTTGTTGGGGCGTTGTTAGAGCGATTGAAATAGCCGAGAGCGAGCTTAACGCTTCAGGGAAGCTTTATTCATTAGGTGAGATAATTCACAACCCAGTTGAGGTTGAAAGGTTAAAAGAAAAGGGATTGGTTACGATAAGTCACAATGATCTTAAAAATGTTAAGGATGCCAAGGTTTTGATTCGTGCTCATGGGGAGCCACCCTCAACATATGAGATTGCGAAGAAATACGGTGTTGAGATCGTTGATGCAACTTGCCCTGTTGTTACGAAGCTTCAAAGCAGAATTAGAAAATTTTATCTTGATGGTTACCAGATTGTAATTTTCGGCAAGAAAGATCACCCCGAGGTGATTGGACTTTTGGGACAATGTGATGGCAATGCAATCGTTATAAAATCGCTTGAAGAGGTTGATAATGTCCCGTTGAGGGGTAAAACTGTTTTATTTTCGCAGACGACGATGTCAAAAGATTTATTCTACAAGATAAAGGCGGAGCTTGAAAAGAGAGTTGAGGAACTTGTGGTTATAAATCCAGAGGAAGAGGTTGATTTTATCGCAAAGGATACGATTTGTAGGCAGGTTTCAAATAGGGATGATAAATTGAGGGAGTTTTCAAGAAGTGTTGATGTTGTTGTTTTTGTTGCTGGGAAGAACAGTTCAAATGGGAGAGTTCTTTATGAGATATGTAAAGGTGAAAATCCGAGGACTTATTTCATAGAGACGCCGAAGGAGCTTGATGTAAAGTGGTTTGAGAATTGCGACAAGGTTGGTGTCACTGGTGCGACCTCAACACCTCAGTGGCTTATGGAGGAAGTTAAAAAGGCGATTGAAAATTTGTGCAATGGTAGAGGTGAGGGTTTTCAAAAGCCATCTTGA
- the hemB gene encoding porphobilinogen synthase, whose product MGISQLISQTVGFPTVRLRRLRMTEQFRKMVAETQLSVNDLIYPLFVCPGQNVKREVRSMPGVYQQSIDNLIHDCEQIYKLGIPAVILFGIPEHKDEYGSEAYDENGIIQRAVRALKKEIPELVVITDVCLCEYTSHGHCGIVKEVAPGKYEIANDETVELLAKEALSHAEAGADMVAPSDMMDGRVAAIRKILDENGFQNIPIMAYSAKYASGFYGPFREAAESAPKFGDRKSHQMDPANSDEAIREVALDILEGADIVMVKPALAYLDVIYRVKQEFKVPVAAYQVSGEYSMIKAAALNGWIDEQRIMLETLTAIKRAGADLILTYFAKDVARILT is encoded by the coding sequence ATGGGAATTTCACAACTAATATCACAAACAGTTGGGTTCCCAACGGTTCGCCTTCGTAGATTGAGGATGACTGAACAATTCAGGAAAATGGTCGCCGAGACACAACTCTCGGTCAATGATTTAATCTATCCACTTTTCGTTTGCCCGGGGCAAAATGTAAAGCGTGAGGTTCGCTCAATGCCTGGGGTGTATCAGCAATCAATAGATAACTTAATCCACGACTGTGAGCAGATTTATAAACTTGGAATACCAGCGGTAATTCTATTCGGAATACCGGAACATAAAGATGAATACGGCTCCGAAGCATATGATGAAAATGGGATAATTCAAAGAGCCGTGAGAGCACTAAAAAAAGAAATACCCGAACTTGTCGTTATAACCGATGTTTGTCTGTGTGAATACACATCTCACGGACATTGTGGAATAGTGAAAGAAGTTGCTCCCGGTAAATATGAGATAGCAAACGATGAAACAGTTGAACTTCTCGCAAAGGAAGCTCTAAGCCACGCCGAAGCAGGTGCAGATATGGTTGCTCCAAGTGATATGATGGACGGAAGAGTAGCAGCCATAAGAAAAATACTTGATGAAAACGGCTTCCAAAATATCCCCATCATGGCATATTCAGCGAAATATGCCTCTGGATTTTATGGACCATTTAGAGAAGCTGCTGAATCGGCGCCAAAGTTTGGAGATAGAAAAAGCCATCAAATGGACCCAGCAAATTCAGATGAAGCCATAAGAGAAGTCGCCCTTGACATTCTTGAAGGAGCAGATATAGTTATGGTTAAACCAGCGCTTGCATATCTTGATGTGATTTATAGAGTTAAACAGGAATTTAAGGTCCCAGTAGCAGCTTATCAGGTGAGTGGTGAATATTCAATGATAAAAGCAGCTGCTTTAAACGGCTGGATTGATGAACAGAGGATAATGCTTGAGACATTAACCGCAATAAAAAGAGCCGGTGCAGATCTAATTTTAACTTATTTCGCAAAAGATGTCGCAAGGATTTTAACTTGA